The Flavobacterium sp. HJ-32-4 genome contains a region encoding:
- a CDS encoding DinB family protein produces the protein MKKTVLHLNDYAPYYRPYIDAIDENVDLFEELEISLHAFIRMVREIPMELIDYRYAPGKWSIKDIIQHLIDAERVFAYRALRIGRGDTTPLAGFDENDYADDAMAHKRTINELLSEFSEVRFATLSLFRSFGEERMQRRGTASGHPVTTAALGFMILGHQKHHQKVYRERYLS, from the coding sequence ATGAAAAAAACGGTCCTGCACCTCAATGATTACGCTCCGTATTACCGTCCGTACATCGACGCCATAGACGAAAACGTCGATTTATTCGAAGAACTGGAAATCAGCCTGCACGCCTTTATCCGTATGGTGCGTGAGATTCCGATGGAACTTATCGATTACCGTTATGCGCCGGGGAAATGGTCGATTAAAGACATCATCCAACACCTGATCGATGCCGAGCGGGTATTCGCCTATCGCGCATTGCGTATCGGTCGCGGCGACACGACTCCCTTAGCCGGGTTCGATGAAAACGACTACGCTGACGATGCCATGGCGCACAAACGCACGATCAACGAATTGCTTTCTGAGTTTTCGGAAGTTCGGTTTGCGACGCTGTCCCTGTTCCGCAGCTTCGGCGAGGAACGGATGCAACGCCGGGGCACCGCTTCGGGCCATCCGGTGACAACCGCGGCCTTGGGCTTCATGATATTGGGACACCAGAAGCACCACCAGAAAGTCTACCGCGAGCGCTATCTTTCCTAA
- a CDS encoding 1-acyl-sn-glycerol-3-phosphate acyltransferase, producing MKRAFYKLIFCRLMGWRITGDIDPAVRKCVMIVAPHTSWHDFYIGLFARGIIGLEMHYVAKKELFRFPFGFYFRWMGGAPLDRSGNRNSVDAIAAIFRERDVFRLAIAPEGTRKKVNEWKTGFYYIAQAAGVPILPIAFDYRKKEVRLFSYVTLTDDIKADMTRLQSLYAGVRGKLPDAGFPLI from the coding sequence ATGAAACGCGCTTTCTACAAATTGATTTTTTGCCGGCTGATGGGCTGGCGTATAACCGGTGACATCGATCCAGCCGTGCGGAAATGCGTCATGATCGTCGCACCCCACACCAGTTGGCACGATTTCTACATCGGGCTATTCGCCCGCGGGATCATTGGTCTTGAGATGCATTATGTCGCGAAGAAAGAACTGTTTCGATTTCCGTTCGGGTTCTATTTCCGCTGGATGGGTGGGGCGCCGCTCGATCGAAGCGGAAACCGCAACTCAGTTGATGCGATTGCTGCGATTTTCCGCGAGCGCGACGTGTTCCGCCTGGCCATCGCGCCGGAAGGCACGCGAAAGAAAGTAAATGAATGGAAGACGGGGTTTTACTATATCGCCCAGGCCGCAGGCGTTCCGATACTGCCGATTGCGTTTGACTATCGAAAAAAGGAAGTGCGGTTGTTTTCGTATGTGACACTTACAGATGACATAAAGGCGGATATGACACGTTTGCAGTCGCTCTACGCAGGGGTGAGAGGCAAGCTTCCCGATGCCGGATTTCCGCTTATTTAA
- a CDS encoding Lrp/AsnC family transcriptional regulator: MSKFRLDEVDHQILDMLIDNTRVPFTDIAKKLLISAGTVHVRVKKMEDAGIIMGSSLTLDYEKLGYSFIAYVGVFLNNTSQTKFVLERINEIPFVTVAHVTTGKFNIFCKIRAKDTKHAKDVIFMIDDIEGVYRTETMISLEESINDKKRLMHTIFKNM, from the coding sequence ATGAGCAAATTCCGTTTAGATGAAGTCGATCATCAGATCCTCGACATGCTGATCGACAATACAAGGGTACCGTTTACGGATATCGCCAAGAAACTCCTAATTTCCGCGGGTACGGTGCACGTGCGCGTGAAGAAAATGGAAGACGCCGGCATCATCATGGGTTCTTCCCTTACACTGGATTACGAGAAACTGGGGTATTCCTTCATCGCTTACGTAGGTGTATTCCTTAATAACACTTCCCAGACTAAATTCGTCCTGGAGCGCATCAACGAGATTCCGTTCGTTACCGTGGCCCATGTAACCACCGGTAAATTCAACATTTTCTGTAAGATCCGCGCGAAAGACACCAAACATGCCAAGGATGTCATCTTCATGATCGACGACATCGAAGGCGTCTATCGCACCGAGACGATGATTTCACTGGAAGAGAGCATCAACGACAAAAAACGCCTGATGCATACCATTTTCAAGAACATGTAA
- a CDS encoding phosphoenolpyruvate carboxylase, with amino-acid sequence MYTPTKLERFNQNVLSRYHIYNSVFITLPFDAIDNTGTLLPLFSDICEQGYQERLNPKEIFERFAAKYLEQPTEQEKIDLMFRFIQYVERQVVLFDAIEDAAFDSVNNLEGKGSLRDIKETAEATERLPELRAFLSEFNVRPVLTAHPTQFYPGSVLGIMTELTKAIRHDDLLSIKELLAQLGKTPFIKKEKPTPYDEAVSLTWYLENVFYPTAGDMIDYIHKNVFGNESVENPVIQLGFWPGGDRDGNPFVTTEITLKVADRLRTCILKAYYNEIRKLKRKLTFRHVSDLVAEIEEKLYRSVFYSKGELFITQSELTEKLEVIRDIVIREHQSLYLDDIHSVLNKIRLFGFHFATLDIRQNSKIHDAVFQALVNQYPDLLPEGYLDLPEADRIAALASLTKTLDWNDIMDETSRITLDSVQAMRRIQENNGEKGANRYIISNNEGALHVLETYAFFGLCGWNDPPVDIVPLFESVDDLARAPEVMERLYKTPHYRTHLSRRKNEQTVMLGFSDGTKDGGYLRANWSIYRAKEAITEVSRRYGIQVIFFDGRGGPPARGGGKTSKFYASLGPEIESREIQVTVQGQTISSNFGTVDSCRYNLENLLSAGVANHIFQKGDNALSERDKALLDDLAQLGYEKYIDFKNHPKFIPYLERMSTLRFYSRTNIGSRPSKRTASDQLKLSDLRAIPFVGSWSQLKHNVPGFFGVGTALKAYETSGRWQEVQDLYHSSLFFRTLLENSMMSLAKSFLPLTAYIADDPEFGDFWRIIEAEFNETKRVLLKIAGHSELMENYPDGKASIAVREKIVRPLLTIQQYALLRLKELNGDSDDDLVAVYEKLVTRSLFGNTNAARNSA; translated from the coding sequence ATGTATACGCCCACGAAGCTCGAACGCTTCAACCAAAACGTGTTGTCACGTTACCATATCTACAATAGCGTCTTCATTACCCTTCCGTTCGATGCCATCGACAACACCGGTACGCTGTTGCCGTTGTTCAGCGATATTTGCGAGCAGGGCTACCAGGAGCGTCTTAATCCCAAAGAGATCTTCGAACGGTTTGCGGCCAAATACCTGGAACAACCGACCGAACAGGAAAAGATCGACCTGATGTTCCGCTTCATCCAATACGTCGAGCGGCAGGTGGTGCTCTTCGATGCCATTGAAGATGCCGCCTTCGACAGTGTCAACAACCTCGAGGGGAAAGGCTCGCTGCGTGATATCAAGGAAACGGCCGAAGCAACGGAACGACTGCCGGAACTGCGCGCTTTTCTGTCGGAATTCAACGTACGCCCTGTATTGACGGCGCATCCCACCCAGTTTTATCCCGGCTCGGTATTGGGCATCATGACAGAGCTTACCAAAGCCATTCGCCATGACGACCTATTATCCATCAAGGAGTTATTGGCGCAATTGGGCAAGACCCCGTTCATCAAAAAAGAAAAGCCGACGCCGTACGACGAGGCCGTCAGCCTGACATGGTATCTTGAAAATGTCTTCTATCCAACCGCGGGCGACATGATTGACTACATCCACAAAAATGTCTTTGGCAATGAAAGTGTGGAAAACCCGGTCATACAGTTGGGTTTTTGGCCCGGCGGCGACCGCGACGGCAACCCGTTCGTCACCACGGAAATCACGTTGAAAGTGGCCGATCGGCTTCGAACGTGCATCCTCAAAGCCTATTACAACGAAATCCGCAAACTCAAGCGCAAGCTCACCTTCCGGCACGTCAGCGATTTGGTGGCCGAAATTGAAGAGAAGCTCTACCGATCAGTCTTCTACTCAAAAGGCGAACTGTTCATTACCCAATCGGAATTGACGGAGAAACTGGAGGTCATCCGCGACATCGTCATCCGCGAACACCAGTCGCTCTACCTGGACGATATCCATTCCGTACTCAACAAAATCCGGCTGTTTGGTTTCCACTTCGCCACGCTGGACATCCGCCAGAACAGCAAAATCCACGATGCGGTGTTTCAGGCCCTCGTAAACCAATACCCGGATTTGCTTCCCGAAGGCTACCTTGACCTTCCGGAAGCCGATCGTATTGCCGCCCTTGCGAGCCTAACAAAGACATTGGACTGGAATGACATAATGGATGAAACTTCCCGCATCACGCTCGATTCGGTGCAGGCGATGCGGCGCATACAGGAGAACAATGGCGAGAAAGGCGCCAACCGGTATATCATCAGCAACAACGAAGGCGCGCTGCATGTGCTCGAAACCTATGCGTTCTTTGGTTTATGCGGATGGAACGACCCCCCCGTAGATATCGTCCCGCTGTTCGAATCGGTTGACGACCTGGCCCGTGCGCCGGAAGTCATGGAACGGTTGTATAAAACGCCTCATTACCGCACGCATCTCAGTCGTCGCAAGAACGAGCAGACGGTCATGTTGGGCTTTTCCGATGGTACCAAAGACGGCGGTTACCTGCGAGCCAACTGGAGTATCTACCGCGCCAAAGAGGCCATTACCGAAGTGTCGCGCCGCTATGGCATACAGGTCATCTTTTTCGACGGACGCGGCGGTCCGCCGGCTCGCGGAGGAGGAAAAACCAGTAAATTCTACGCCTCGCTCGGACCCGAGATCGAAAGCCGGGAGATACAGGTCACCGTGCAGGGGCAAACCATCAGTTCGAATTTTGGGACGGTGGATTCCTGTCGCTACAACCTGGAAAACCTATTGAGCGCCGGCGTGGCCAACCATATCTTCCAAAAGGGCGATAATGCGCTGTCAGAACGGGATAAGGCGTTGCTCGACGACCTGGCCCAACTGGGGTATGAGAAGTATATTGATTTCAAAAACCATCCGAAATTCATTCCGTATCTGGAAAGGATGAGTACGCTGCGGTTTTATTCCCGCACGAATATCGGTAGCCGACCTTCGAAGCGAACGGCCTCCGACCAACTGAAACTTTCCGATTTACGGGCAATTCCTTTTGTCGGTTCGTGGAGCCAGCTCAAACACAACGTACCCGGGTTTTTTGGCGTGGGTACGGCCCTGAAGGCGTATGAAACGTCGGGACGCTGGCAGGAGGTGCAGGACCTGTACCACTCCTCCCTCTTTTTTCGTACCTTGCTCGAGAACAGTATGATGTCACTCGCGAAGTCCTTCCTGCCATTGACGGCCTATATCGCCGATGATCCGGAGTTCGGGGATTTCTGGCGAATCATAGAAGCCGAGTTCAACGAAACCAAGCGGGTGTTGCTGAAGATTGCCGGTCATTCCGAACTGATGGAAAACTATCCGGATGGAAAGGCGTCGATTGCCGTTCGTGAGAAAATCGTGCGGCCGCTGCTGACTATCCAGCAGTATGCCCTACTGCGGTTAAAGGAGTTAAACGGCGATAGTGATGACGATCTGGTGGCAGTGTATGAAAAGCTCGTGACACGCTCGCTGTTCGGGAATACGAATGCCGCCCGTAACTCTGCCTGA
- the kdsB gene encoding 3-deoxy-manno-octulosonate cytidylyltransferase, whose translation MKTIAVIPARYASTRFPAKLMQDLGGKTVIRRTYEAAAATGLFDEVFVVTDSRLIFDEIVSHGGKAVMSRKEHESGSDRIAEAVADMEVDVVVNVQGDEPFIDAAPLAALIDIFRNDEAKTVDVGSLMLKITDAEDIHNPNNVKVVTDQNGFALYFSRSVIPFLRDPGATAEYYRHIGVYAFRKQALMDFAQLPMKGLEAAEKLEQLRYLEFGRRIRMVETTHVGIGIDTPEDLERARQML comes from the coding sequence ATGAAAACCATCGCTGTCATCCCCGCCCGTTACGCCTCCACCCGCTTTCCGGCCAAGCTCATGCAGGATTTGGGAGGGAAGACGGTCATCCGTCGCACCTACGAAGCCGCGGCAGCCACGGGTCTTTTTGACGAAGTGTTCGTGGTGACCGATTCGCGTTTGATCTTCGACGAGATTGTCTCGCATGGCGGAAAGGCGGTCATGAGCCGGAAGGAACACGAGTCGGGGAGTGACCGCATTGCCGAAGCCGTAGCCGATATGGAGGTCGATGTGGTCGTGAACGTGCAGGGAGACGAACCTTTTATCGACGCTGCGCCGTTGGCTGCTTTGATTGACATATTCCGGAACGATGAGGCCAAAACGGTCGACGTGGGTTCCCTGATGTTGAAGATTACCGACGCCGAGGATATCCATAACCCCAACAATGTGAAGGTGGTCACCGACCAGAACGGGTTTGCCCTTTATTTCTCGCGTTCCGTAATTCCGTTCCTGCGCGATCCCGGTGCTACGGCCGAGTATTACCGTCATATTGGGGTATATGCCTTTCGCAAACAGGCGTTGATGGATTTTGCCCAATTACCCATGAAAGGACTCGAAGCTGCCGAAAAGCTCGAACAATTGCGTTACCTCGAATTTGGCCGCCGTATCCGAATGGTGGAAACAACCCATGTAGGTATTGGTATCGATACACCCGAAGACCTCGAGCGGGCCCGGCAGATGCTTTAA
- a CDS encoding deoxyhypusine synthase family protein has translation MSKGPISQFMQKYYLHFNAAALVDAAKAYEQQLEDGAKMMVTLAGAMSTAELGKIFAEMIRRDKVQIISCTGANLEEDIMNLVAHSHYERVPNYRDLTPQQEWDLLERGLNRVTDTCIPEHEAFRRLQQHIYKIWKDADDKGERYFPHEFMYKMLLSGVLEEYYEIDLKDSWMYAAAEKNLPIVVPGWEDSTMGNIFASYVIKGELKASTMKSGIEYMTFLADWYTKNSSNGVGFFQIGGGIAGDFPICVVPMLYQDMEMHDVPFWSYFCQISDSTTSYGSYSGAVPNEKITWGKLDINTPKFIIESDATIVAPLLFAYLLDL, from the coding sequence ATGAGTAAAGGACCTATCAGCCAGTTCATGCAGAAATATTACCTGCATTTCAATGCGGCCGCATTGGTAGACGCAGCGAAAGCCTACGAACAACAGTTGGAGGATGGCGCGAAGATGATGGTGACGCTGGCCGGCGCCATGAGTACGGCAGAATTGGGAAAAATATTCGCGGAAATGATCCGTCGCGACAAAGTGCAGATTATTTCCTGTACCGGCGCGAACCTCGAGGAAGACATCATGAACCTCGTGGCGCATTCGCATTACGAGCGGGTTCCGAATTACCGCGACCTGACGCCGCAACAGGAGTGGGACTTGCTTGAACGTGGACTCAACCGAGTGACCGATACCTGTATTCCAGAGCACGAGGCGTTCCGCAGGCTGCAGCAGCACATTTATAAGATATGGAAAGACGCCGACGACAAAGGTGAGCGGTATTTCCCGCATGAATTCATGTATAAAATGTTGTTGTCGGGCGTGCTGGAAGAGTATTATGAGATCGACCTGAAGGATTCGTGGATGTATGCCGCCGCCGAGAAAAACCTGCCGATTGTCGTGCCAGGATGGGAAGACAGTACGATGGGTAACATCTTCGCTTCCTACGTCATCAAAGGCGAACTGAAAGCGTCGACGATGAAGTCGGGTATCGAATACATGACGTTCCTGGCCGACTGGTACACCAAAAACAGTTCGAACGGCGTGGGCTTCTTCCAGATTGGAGGCGGCATCGCAGGCGACTTCCCGATCTGTGTGGTGCCGATGCTTTACCAGGATATGGAAATGCACGATGTGCCTTTCTGGAGCTATTTCTGCCAGATCTCCGATTCGACCACCAGCTACGGTTCCTATTCCGGTGCGGTACCGAATGAGAAGATCACCTGGGGGAAACTCGATATCAATACCCCAAAATTCATTATTGAATCGGATGCCACGATTGTAGCACCGTTGCTATTTGCTTATTTATTGGATTTATAA
- a CDS encoding DNA primase: protein MKRVIVDYAKLTNEILNLLIEKFPDGYDDSNIIRFRNAKNELVEAVEVRTEDTIYLVKVSTKLATRLENFDEDEIEDVAEPIDTMKEIAIEDDDAPSTEEEEEEDDIDKPEFDDEDDEDGEREPSDSDEDDEEEDY from the coding sequence ATGAAAAGAGTAATTGTCGACTACGCGAAATTGACCAACGAGATCCTGAATCTCCTGATTGAGAAATTTCCCGATGGGTACGATGATTCCAACATCATCCGGTTCCGGAACGCCAAAAACGAGCTTGTAGAAGCCGTGGAAGTGCGCACGGAGGACACGATTTATTTGGTAAAAGTCAGCACGAAGCTCGCCACACGACTGGAGAACTTCGATGAGGATGAAATCGAGGATGTAGCGGAACCAATCGATACCATGAAGGAAATCGCCATTGAGGATGACGATGCGCCGTCGACGGAGGAAGAAGAGGAAGAAGATGACATCGACAAACCCGAATTCGATGACGAAGACGATGAGGACGGTGAGCGCGAACCTTCGGATAGTGACGAAGACGACGAGGAAGAAGACTATTGA
- a CDS encoding arginine decarboxylase, whose amino-acid sequence MNTKYIDLINQTYYFPQEEFSLNKDNHLLFHGIDLMKLVEQYGSPLKFTYLPQISANIKRAKNWFRNAMEKNNYDGKYYYCYCTKSSHFSYVMHEALKNNIHIETSSAFDINIVENLLETGKLDKKAFILCNGFKRDAYISNIARLINNGHKNTIPIIDNYEELDLLTAEIKGKFKIGIRIAAEEEPKFEFYTSRLGIGYKNIVSFYKRQIQENKNLELKMLHFFINTGINDTAYYWNELVKCIKVYIQLKKECPSLDSLNIGGGFPIKNSLAFEYDYQYMIDEIINQIKIACDEAEVDVPNIFTEFGSFTVGESGGAIYQVLYQKQQNDREAWNMIDSSFITTLPDTWAINKRFIMLAINRWNDLYERVLLGGLTCDSDDYYNSEQNMNAIYLPKYNREKPLYIGFFNTGAYQETIGGYGGLHHCLIPQPKHILIDRDKNGILATEVFSEQQTSDDVMKILGYDKK is encoded by the coding sequence ATGAACACCAAATATATCGACCTTATCAACCAGACGTATTATTTCCCACAAGAGGAATTTTCGCTCAATAAGGACAACCATCTTCTCTTCCACGGCATCGACCTTATGAAACTGGTCGAACAGTATGGATCGCCGTTGAAATTCACCTACCTGCCCCAGATTTCGGCCAACATCAAGCGCGCCAAGAACTGGTTCCGGAACGCGATGGAGAAGAACAACTACGACGGCAAATACTATTATTGTTACTGCACGAAAAGTTCGCACTTCAGCTATGTGATGCACGAAGCGCTGAAGAACAACATCCATATCGAGACCTCATCGGCTTTCGACATCAATATTGTCGAGAACCTGTTGGAAACGGGTAAACTCGACAAAAAGGCCTTTATCCTTTGCAACGGTTTTAAGCGCGATGCGTATATCTCGAACATCGCCCGCCTGATCAACAACGGCCACAAGAATACCATTCCGATCATCGACAATTACGAAGAACTCGATTTGCTGACGGCGGAAATCAAAGGGAAATTCAAGATCGGCATCCGGATTGCGGCGGAAGAGGAACCGAAATTCGAGTTCTATACGTCGCGACTTGGGATCGGGTATAAAAACATCGTATCGTTCTATAAGCGCCAAATCCAGGAAAACAAAAACCTGGAGTTGAAGATGCTGCACTTTTTCATCAATACGGGCATCAACGACACAGCGTATTACTGGAACGAGTTGGTGAAGTGTATCAAGGTGTACATCCAACTTAAGAAGGAATGTCCGAGCCTTGACAGCCTCAACATCGGCGGTGGTTTCCCGATCAAGAACTCGCTGGCATTCGAATACGACTACCAGTATATGATCGACGAGATCATCAACCAAATCAAGATTGCCTGCGACGAAGCGGAAGTCGACGTGCCCAATATCTTCACCGAATTCGGTTCGTTTACGGTGGGTGAAAGCGGGGGCGCGATCTACCAGGTGCTGTACCAGAAGCAACAAAACGACCGGGAGGCGTGGAACATGATCGATTCGTCTTTCATCACTACCCTACCTGACACCTGGGCGATCAACAAACGCTTTATCATGCTGGCGATCAACCGTTGGAACGATCTGTATGAGCGGGTACTTTTGGGCGGCCTCACCTGTGACAGCGACGACTATTACAACTCGGAGCAGAACATGAACGCCATTTACCTGCCAAAATACAACCGGGAGAAGCCGCTTTATATCGGATTTTTCAACACCGGTGCCTACCAGGAAACAATCGGCGGATATGGCGGGTTGCACCACTGCCTGATTCCGCAGCCGAAGCACATCCTGATCGATCGGGATAAAAACGGCATCCTGGCCACGGAAGTGTTCTCGGAGCAACAGACATCCGATGATGTCATGAAGATCCTCGGATACGATAAAAAATGA
- a CDS encoding M14 metallopeptidase family protein, with protein sequence MSHSFFTTYKEAALSGRYLTLSHITPLLEALQRKAKVQVAGHSVEGEPISVCVVGHGPVRVLLWSQMHGNESTTTKAVFDILNWLTSDEASAVEARSHYTFCFVPLLNPDGGRRYTRENANGVDLNRDMQTCTQPESTLLRKIYDEFTPDWCFNLHDQRTIFGAGDSGKPATVSFLAPAFDEARSVNECRLKAMAIINKMTDALQAVIPGQIGRFDDGFNLNCAGDTFQHLGTPTILVEAGHFPGDYEREKTRKCIFLALLTSIQTIHEIDIVEGVLEKYVDIPQNKTVFFDFVYKNVAINYDNSEIIATFAAQFTERLIEDKVVFEAFIVKIDNLEGYHGHIEFDAQGALLTTPGGQPLQVGQKADFRIGDLDFVNGSIG encoded by the coding sequence ATGAGTCACTCGTTTTTTACTACCTATAAAGAGGCGGCGCTCTCGGGCCGCTACCTTACCCTCTCGCATATCACGCCGCTATTGGAAGCCTTGCAACGGAAGGCCAAGGTTCAGGTAGCGGGACATTCGGTGGAAGGAGAACCGATATCGGTGTGTGTCGTCGGGCACGGACCCGTTCGCGTCTTATTATGGTCACAGATGCACGGCAACGAAAGCACCACTACCAAGGCGGTGTTCGATATCCTGAACTGGCTCACCTCAGACGAGGCCTCGGCCGTCGAGGCGCGTTCACATTATACTTTTTGTTTCGTCCCCCTACTCAATCCGGATGGTGGGCGCCGGTATACCCGCGAAAATGCGAACGGCGTTGATCTCAATCGCGACATGCAGACGTGTACCCAACCGGAATCGACCTTGCTGCGGAAAATCTACGATGAGTTCACGCCCGACTGGTGTTTTAACCTACACGACCAACGCACAATCTTTGGTGCGGGCGATAGCGGAAAGCCCGCCACGGTATCGTTTTTGGCCCCAGCCTTCGACGAGGCACGCTCGGTTAACGAATGCCGCCTGAAGGCAATGGCGATTATTAATAAGATGACAGACGCTTTGCAGGCCGTCATTCCGGGACAGATCGGTCGGTTCGACGATGGTTTCAACCTGAACTGTGCAGGCGATACCTTCCAGCACCTGGGAACGCCGACGATATTGGTGGAAGCCGGACATTTTCCCGGAGACTACGAACGAGAAAAAACACGAAAATGCATTTTTTTAGCATTATTGACGTCAATTCAAACAATTCACGAAATCGATATAGTAGAGGGGGTTTTGGAGAAATATGTAGATATTCCTCAAAATAAGACCGTTTTTTTTGATTTTGTATACAAAAATGTCGCTATTAATTATGATAATTCAGAAATAATCGCCACTTTTGCTGCTCAGTTCACGGAGAGATTGATTGAAGATAAAGTAGTTTTTGAGGCTTTTATCGTTAAAATCGACAATCTTGAAGGGTATCACGGGCACATCGAGTTTGACGCGCAGGGTGCGTTGCTCACCACACCTGGAGGCCAGCCCTTACAGGTAGGCCAGAAGGCTGATTTTCGGATCGGCGACCTTGACTTCGTGAACGGAAGCATTGGATAA
- a CDS encoding spermidine synthase yields MSRWKRLLSHFFPLTIHRQASAISGSLEITWANGQLVLDSQNTNYSYGSLQRVLRLGLEDIGFDTIRKMEHILVLGVAGGSVIHTLTEEVGFTGRITGVEIDQEVLQLAERYFDLGRIPTLELVCDDAFEYVLKTKLLYDCIIIDIFRDTDMPNFLFEHFFIQRIGSITKSNGFIMFNTMILTSVDNDRNRAYAPQWGEGFTVKSLPRLEQHNELFVVRKETSGTF; encoded by the coding sequence ATGTCTCGCTGGAAACGCCTCCTAAGCCACTTCTTCCCTCTCACCATTCACCGTCAGGCTTCGGCAATCAGCGGGTCGTTGGAGATTACGTGGGCCAATGGCCAGCTCGTACTCGATTCCCAAAACACCAATTATTCCTATGGTAGCCTGCAACGGGTGTTACGACTCGGACTCGAAGACATCGGTTTCGACACCATCCGCAAAATGGAGCACATCCTGGTGCTTGGGGTAGCCGGCGGTAGCGTCATCCATACCCTGACGGAAGAGGTGGGTTTCACGGGACGTATCACGGGAGTCGAAATCGACCAGGAAGTGCTGCAACTCGCCGAAAGGTATTTTGACCTCGGACGGATTCCGACGCTCGAACTGGTTTGCGATGATGCCTTTGAGTATGTACTGAAGACCAAACTGCTTTACGACTGCATTATCATCGATATTTTCCGCGATACAGACATGCCTAATTTTCTCTTCGAGCATTTCTTCATACAACGGATTGGAAGTATCACAAAGTCAAATGGTTTCATTATGTTCAATACGATGATATTGACATCTGTTGACAACGACCGGAACCGCGCCTATGCCCCTCAATGGGGAGAAGGGTTTACTGTCAAAAGCCTGCCCCGTCTGGAGCAGCACAATGAATTATTTGTGGTACGGAAAGAGACGTCCGGTACGTTTTAA
- a CDS encoding helix-turn-helix domain-containing protein, which translates to MSQDPDFVARLATLMAHYHLSASALADAIGVQRSGISHLVSGRNKPGLDFILKLSERFPEVNLYWLLKGEGPFLREDAQNTPTTIPTPAVPTPTTALAPQPTADSLAASDELLVLYPDGTYQRYRPK; encoded by the coding sequence ATGTCGCAGGATCCTGATTTCGTTGCCCGGCTCGCCACACTCATGGCTCATTACCACCTCTCCGCCTCCGCCCTGGCCGACGCGATCGGCGTGCAGCGTTCGGGTATCTCGCATTTGGTTTCGGGGCGAAATAAACCCGGACTCGACTTTATCCTTAAACTCAGTGAACGCTTTCCGGAGGTGAACCTGTATTGGTTGTTGAAAGGAGAAGGGCCTTTTCTCAGAGAAGATGCCCAAAATACACCCACTACTATCCCCACTCCTGCCGTACCCACGCCCACAACAGCATTGGCGCCACAACCGACAGCCGATTCTCTCGCTGCATCCGACGAACTCCTCGTTTTATATCCTGACGGCACCTACCAACGCTACCGCCCTAAATAA